From the genome of Thermococcus chitonophagus, one region includes:
- the xerA gene encoding site-specific tyrosine recombinase/integron integrase encodes MSDLEEFATYLELEGKSQNTIRMYTYFISKFFEEGYSPTARDALRFLAKLRKKGYSMRSLNLVVQALKAYFRFEGLDYEAERLKNPKVPKTLPKSLTREEVKRLIEVIDSPRDRLIILLMYGAGLRISEVCNLKKEDIDFENHLLRVKGGKGGKDRIIPLPEELLDEIKRYLDARKDSSPYLFVEKRRKKKDKLSPKTVWRIIKVYGEKAGINLTPHQLRHSFATHMLESGVDIRIIQELLGHANLSTTQIYTKVTAKHLKEAVEKARLLEHLREV; translated from the coding sequence TTGAGTGATCTCGAGGAATTTGCTACGTACCTAGAGCTGGAAGGCAAAAGCCAGAACACGATAAGGATGTACACCTACTTCATTTCAAAATTTTTTGAAGAAGGGTACTCCCCAACGGCAAGGGATGCCCTCAGGTTTCTGGCAAAGTTAAGGAAAAAGGGATACTCAATGAGAAGTTTAAATTTAGTCGTTCAGGCCTTGAAGGCATATTTCCGATTTGAAGGGCTTGATTATGAAGCAGAGAGATTGAAGAACCCAAAAGTACCAAAAACACTTCCAAAAAGCCTAACACGGGAAGAGGTAAAGAGACTAATTGAGGTTATAGACAGCCCCAGGGACAGATTAATAATCCTCTTAATGTACGGGGCAGGGCTGAGGATCTCCGAAGTCTGCAACCTAAAGAAGGAAGATATCGATTTCGAAAATCATCTCTTGAGAGTTAAAGGAGGAAAAGGAGGAAAAGATAGGATTATTCCTCTCCCCGAGGAACTCCTAGACGAGATAAAGAGGTACCTTGATGCCAGAAAGGACAGCAGTCCCTACCTCTTCGTGGAGAAGAGAAGGAAAAAGAAAGATAAGCTGTCTCCAAAGACCGTTTGGCGGATAATTAAAGTATATGGGGAGAAAGCTGGAATAAACCTAACCCCCCACCAGCTAAGACACAGCTTTGCAACTCACATGCTCGAAAGTGGCGTTGATATTAGGATTATTCAAGAGTTACTCGGACACGCAAACCTCTCAACAACCCAGATATACACGAAGGTTACGGCCAAGCATTTAAAGGAGGCCGTTGAAAAAGCAAGGCTCCTAGAACATTTAAGGGAGGTGTAA
- a CDS encoding toprim domain-containing protein has product MTIVDVRILVEGASDVEVVSKALQGLALGSEYNITISSIIPTTNIEIAKSAAAGADLLIIATDADRVGRELAERLFNELSEMVGHIERMKLPLGHDLEHIDVELVRKELKNALVRAGLKTLQRLPEYMELRRDYLDLKGKFEELEKENEELKKKIEELERKYQEAQEELKRAEGENSRLMEIVKKRAKVYKLEEKWKELFPGIEIPGEELFDKAVKTLGFSGKVIVGQGFVYAEDEKLLEELLRTVYLALKLTEKEEEEKEETIVEEEAKEEKTEVEEVTNEGESVE; this is encoded by the coding sequence ATGACAATCGTCGATGTTAGAATCCTCGTTGAAGGAGCAAGTGATGTTGAAGTTGTTAGTAAGGCACTCCAAGGCCTCGCACTGGGAAGTGAGTACAACATAACGATATCATCCATTATACCCACGACTAACATAGAGATAGCGAAAAGCGCAGCTGCTGGGGCAGATTTACTGATAATAGCAACAGATGCCGATAGGGTAGGAAGGGAGCTTGCAGAGAGGCTTTTCAATGAGCTAAGCGAGATGGTAGGGCACATAGAGAGGATGAAGTTACCCCTGGGCCACGATCTAGAGCACATAGATGTAGAGCTGGTTAGGAAGGAGCTAAAGAACGCCCTAGTGAGAGCCGGACTGAAAACCCTCCAGAGGCTCCCAGAGTACATGGAGCTTAGGCGGGATTACCTCGACTTGAAGGGAAAGTTTGAAGAGCTTGAAAAGGAAAATGAGGAGTTAAAGAAGAAAATCGAGGAGTTGGAGAGAAAATATCAGGAAGCCCAAGAAGAATTAAAGAGAGCGGAAGGAGAGAATTCAAGGCTTATGGAGATAGTCAAGAAGAGAGCGAAGGTCTACAAGCTGGAAGAGAAGTGGAAGGAGTTATTCCCGGGGATCGAGATTCCTGGAGAAGAACTGTTTGACAAAGCAGTGAAAACTCTTGGCTTCTCAGGGAAGGTTATAGTCGGGCAGGGATTCGTATACGCCGAGGATGAAAAACTATTGGAGGAACTACTCAGGACAGTGTATTTGGCCCTCAAGCTGACAGAAAAAGAAGAGGAAGAGAAGGAAGAGACTATAGTCGAGGAGGAGGCAAAAGAAGAAAAGACAGAGGTAGAAGAAGTTACAAACGAGGGAGAGAGCGTTGAGTGA
- a CDS encoding methionine adenosyltransferase, with the protein MARNIVVEEIVRTPVEMQKVELVERKGIGHPDSIADGIAEAVSRALCREYMKRYGVILHHNTDQVEVVGGRAYPKFGGGEVIKPIYILLSGRAVELVDQELFPVHEVAIRAAKEYLKKNIRHLDVENHVVIDSRIGQGSVDLVSVFNKAKENPIPLANDTSFGVGFAPLTETEKLVLETERLLNGEKFKKENPAVGEDIKVMGLRKGDEIDLTIAAAIVDSEVADPKEYMEVKDKIKEAVEELAKDITSRKVNIYVNTADDPDKDIYYITVTGTSAEAGDDGSVGRGNRVNGLITPNRHMSMEAAAGKNPVSHVGKIYNLLAMFIANDIAEALPVEEVYVRILSQIGKPIDQPLVASIQVIPKQGHSVKEFEKDAYEIADEWLANITKIQKMILEDKVNVF; encoded by the coding sequence ATGGCGAGGAACATCGTTGTTGAGGAAATTGTAAGGACACCAGTTGAAATGCAGAAGGTTGAGCTAGTAGAGAGAAAGGGAATTGGTCATCCAGATAGCATAGCTGATGGAATCGCTGAAGCCGTGAGCAGAGCGCTTTGTAGAGAGTACATGAAGAGGTATGGAGTAATACTTCACCACAACACCGATCAGGTGGAGGTAGTTGGAGGAAGGGCCTATCCAAAGTTCGGGGGCGGTGAGGTAATTAAACCAATTTACATTCTACTATCCGGAAGGGCTGTTGAGCTGGTCGATCAGGAGCTCTTCCCTGTTCATGAGGTTGCCATAAGGGCGGCAAAGGAGTACCTGAAGAAGAATATAAGGCACCTCGACGTTGAGAACCACGTTGTAATAGATTCAAGGATCGGTCAGGGAAGCGTTGATCTTGTGAGCGTATTTAACAAAGCCAAGGAGAACCCGATACCGCTTGCAAACGACACATCATTTGGAGTTGGTTTTGCTCCATTAACCGAAACCGAAAAGCTGGTTCTTGAGACCGAGAGGCTCCTCAACGGGGAGAAGTTCAAGAAGGAGAACCCGGCGGTTGGAGAGGACATAAAGGTCATGGGGCTCAGGAAGGGGGATGAGATTGACCTGACGATTGCCGCCGCAATAGTAGACAGTGAAGTTGCAGATCCCAAGGAGTACATGGAGGTAAAGGACAAGATCAAAGAGGCCGTTGAAGAGCTGGCTAAAGATATAACCTCAAGAAAAGTTAACATATACGTTAACACGGCTGACGATCCTGATAAGGATATTTATTACATCACCGTTACTGGAACGTCTGCCGAGGCAGGTGACGATGGATCCGTGGGTAGGGGCAACAGAGTTAACGGTTTAATAACTCCAAACAGGCACATGAGCATGGAGGCTGCTGCCGGTAAGAACCCAGTTAGCCATGTGGGTAAGATATACAACCTCCTTGCAATGTTCATAGCTAATGATATAGCAGAGGCCCTTCCAGTTGAGGAGGTTTACGTGAGGATACTCAGCCAGATAGGCAAGCCAATTGACCAACCTCTAGTTGCCAGCATTCAGGTTATTCCGAAGCAGGGTCACAGTGTCAAGGAGTTCGAGAAGGATGCCTATGAGATAGCCGATGAATGGTTGGCAAACATAACAAAGATACAGAAGATGATACTGGAAGACAAAGTCAACGTATTCTAA
- a CDS encoding DUF835 domain-containing protein: MPDALGLLKVLTELGAVIISSLWLYLMIKHRRALPYSIGKLGRILIWGLILIWIGFLVNFANEFVPKLTTSVTVIKLSKTMDDVFVILGASLVTYYLYQVFEKKIPNVEPMQISIDMKGAKLPPGAYLLSSKTPLQEVMRLLDGKNILAITRRPQDYEKLGIPYIWLTKTEGENTLYPTNLPRLLHTMVTHADGNTAFILDGLEYLILENGFESVMKFLSSARDYMLMKGSVLIALVGEKTLDEHQLAVLKRELKELEII; encoded by the coding sequence ATGCCCGATGCTTTGGGCCTACTCAAGGTATTGACCGAACTTGGAGCTGTCATAATTTCAAGCCTTTGGCTTTATCTTATGATAAAACACAGAAGGGCACTTCCATATTCAATCGGAAAGCTTGGAAGAATACTAATTTGGGGATTAATTCTCATCTGGATCGGGTTCCTCGTCAACTTTGCTAACGAATTCGTGCCAAAGCTAACTACCTCTGTAACCGTGATAAAGCTCTCCAAAACTATGGATGACGTCTTTGTTATTTTGGGAGCAAGTTTAGTGACATACTATCTCTATCAGGTGTTTGAAAAGAAAATACCAAACGTTGAACCAATGCAAATTTCTATAGACATGAAGGGGGCAAAGTTGCCTCCTGGGGCGTACCTACTATCTTCGAAAACTCCTCTCCAGGAGGTAATGAGGCTTCTTGATGGAAAGAACATTCTAGCGATAACGAGAAGGCCCCAGGATTATGAAAAGTTAGGAATCCCTTACATATGGCTCACCAAGACCGAAGGAGAAAATACCCTTTATCCCACCAACTTACCCAGACTCCTCCACACTATGGTAACTCACGCAGACGGCAATACTGCGTTCATACTAGACGGCCTTGAATATCTCATCTTAGAGAATGGCTTTGAGAGCGTAATGAAGTTCCTCTCAAGCGCAAGGGATTATATGTTGATGAAAGGATCAGTTTTGATAGCACTTGTAGGAGAGAAAACGTTGGATGAGCACCAGCTTGCAGTATTAAAAAGGGAGTTAAAAGAGCTCGAGATTATTTAG
- the rsmA gene encoding 16S rRNA (adenine(1518)-N(6)/adenine(1519)-N(6))-dimethyltransferase RsmA codes for MLKDRLFSLLSKYNLKARDSLGQNFLIVPDVIEKAIEVGEVSKSDIVLEVGPGLGFLTEELAKRAKKVYAIEVDRKIIEILKKEYNWKNVEIIHGDAVKVEWPEFNKVISNLPYQISSPFTFKLLKRDFDRAVLMYQLEFAQRMVAKPGSRNYSRLSLMVQALADVKIIMKIGRGAFYPRPKVDSALVLLVPKPREYRIYLDERLVNALFQHRRKIVSKALKESAHVLGVERERIKNISLPHSNKRVYQLTPQDVKDIEEFLKAEGIIKGSPK; via the coding sequence ATGCTCAAGGATAGGCTCTTTTCCCTTCTTTCAAAATATAATTTGAAAGCAAGGGATTCCCTGGGACAGAACTTCTTGATTGTTCCTGATGTTATAGAGAAAGCAATCGAAGTTGGAGAAGTGAGTAAAAGCGACATTGTTTTAGAGGTTGGCCCTGGACTTGGGTTTTTGACGGAAGAACTGGCCAAGAGAGCTAAGAAAGTCTACGCTATTGAAGTGGACAGGAAGATAATTGAGATACTAAAAAAGGAATACAACTGGAAGAACGTCGAGATAATTCATGGAGATGCCGTGAAAGTTGAGTGGCCTGAATTCAACAAAGTGATATCAAATCTACCTTATCAAATCTCCTCCCCATTCACGTTCAAACTCCTCAAGAGAGATTTTGATAGGGCAGTTTTGATGTATCAGCTCGAGTTCGCCCAGAGGATGGTAGCAAAACCTGGAAGTAGAAACTATTCCAGACTCTCATTAATGGTTCAAGCCTTGGCTGATGTGAAGATAATAATGAAAATAGGAAGAGGTGCCTTTTATCCTCGACCTAAAGTTGATTCAGCCCTAGTTCTCCTAGTTCCCAAGCCCAGAGAATATAGAATATACCTAGACGAAAGGCTTGTAAACGCTCTCTTTCAACATCGAAGAAAGATTGTAAGCAAAGCTCTAAAAGAATCTGCACATGTTCTGGGAGTAGAAAGAGAAAGGATAAAGAACATTAGCCTTCCACACTCAAACAAAAGAGTTTACCAGCTAACTCCCCAAGACGTTAAGGATATTGAAGAATTTCTGAAGGCGGAAGGTATTATAAAGGGAAGCCCCAAGTAA
- a CDS encoding DUF655 domain-containing protein, with amino-acid sequence MDYYRRHPYHQSIRKKKNVEYEEYAYVLDYLPNGYPDLRTGHYLGKPVAQVIGEKAFTLLEVTPKEDLMLYERVFIGKGNRDKIAMINKKLSYEELTDTAKAELPYVVEEIVKNNEERFIKFFNVAPPITNRLHSLELLPGIGKKHMWDIIEEREKKPFESFEDLKKRVKGLPDPVKMIAKRILEELQGKDKYRIFVGQHRIFRD; translated from the coding sequence ATGGATTACTATCGTAGGCATCCTTATCATCAGAGCATTCGCAAAAAGAAAAACGTTGAGTATGAGGAATATGCGTACGTGTTAGATTACCTTCCGAACGGTTATCCAGATCTAAGAACGGGCCACTACCTCGGGAAGCCCGTTGCTCAGGTGATAGGAGAGAAGGCCTTCACATTACTCGAGGTAACTCCAAAAGAGGATCTAATGCTGTACGAGAGGGTCTTTATTGGGAAGGGAAATAGGGATAAGATAGCAATGATAAATAAGAAGTTAAGTTATGAAGAGCTGACGGATACAGCAAAAGCCGAGTTGCCGTACGTAGTTGAGGAGATTGTTAAGAATAACGAGGAGAGGTTTATCAAATTCTTTAACGTAGCCCCTCCAATTACTAACAGGCTCCATAGCCTCGAGTTACTCCCAGGAATTGGGAAAAAGCACATGTGGGACATCATTGAGGAGAGGGAAAAGAAGCCCTTTGAGAGCTTCGAGGATCTAAAGAAGAGAGTCAAAGGTCTGCCTGATCCTGTAAAGATGATAGCGAAGAGGATACTCGAAGAATTGCAAGGAAAGGATAAGTACAGAATATTCGTTGGTCAGCACAGGATATTTAGGGATTAA
- a CDS encoding lysyl aminopeptidase, whose amino-acid sequence MVDWELMQRIIETPGVSGYEHLGIRDLVVDLLREVADEVKVDRLGNVIAHFKGSAPKVMVAAHMDKIGLMVNHIDKDGYLHLVPIGGVLPETLIAQRIRFFTDKGERYGVVGVLPPHLRRGQQDKGGKIDWDQIVVDVGASSKEEAEEMGFKIGTVGEFAPNFTRLSEHRFATPYLDDRICLYAMIEAARQLSDHEADIYIVASVQEEVGLRGARVASFAIDPDVGIAMDVTFAKQPHDKGKIVPELGKGPVMDVGPNINPKLRAFADEVAKKYNIPLQVEPSPRPTGTDANVMQINREGVATAVLSVPIRYMHSQVELADARDVDNTIKLAKALLEELKPMDFTP is encoded by the coding sequence ATGGTTGATTGGGAACTCATGCAACGGATAATTGAAACCCCAGGAGTTTCTGGATACGAGCACCTCGGAATAAGAGATCTTGTCGTCGATCTCCTCAGGGAAGTTGCAGATGAAGTCAAAGTTGATAGACTTGGGAATGTTATAGCCCACTTCAAGGGTTCTGCCCCAAAAGTTATGGTAGCAGCACACATGGATAAGATAGGCCTAATGGTTAATCACATTGATAAAGACGGTTATCTACACCTTGTTCCAATAGGTGGTGTCCTCCCAGAGACTCTTATTGCTCAAAGAATCAGGTTCTTCACTGACAAGGGAGAGAGATATGGAGTCGTTGGGGTTCTGCCCCCTCATCTGAGGAGGGGCCAGCAGGACAAAGGCGGCAAGATCGACTGGGATCAGATAGTTGTTGATGTTGGAGCATCGAGTAAGGAAGAAGCTGAAGAAATGGGCTTTAAGATTGGGACGGTTGGAGAGTTCGCTCCAAACTTCACGAGACTCAGCGAGCACAGGTTTGCAACTCCCTATCTTGACGATAGAATATGTCTCTATGCGATGATCGAGGCTGCTAGGCAACTTAGTGATCATGAGGCGGATATATACATAGTTGCCTCGGTTCAGGAAGAGGTAGGCCTTAGGGGAGCAAGAGTCGCAAGCTTTGCTATTGACCCTGATGTAGGAATAGCGATGGATGTTACCTTCGCAAAGCAACCCCATGATAAAGGCAAGATAGTCCCAGAGCTCGGCAAAGGGCCAGTTATGGATGTTGGGCCCAACATAAATCCGAAGCTTAGGGCATTTGCCGATGAAGTGGCTAAGAAGTATAACATTCCGCTTCAAGTTGAGCCATCCCCCAGGCCCACTGGAACGGATGCAAACGTGATGCAGATAAACAGGGAGGGTGTGGCTACAGCAGTCTTGAGCGTTCCGATAAGATACATGCACTCTCAAGTTGAGCTCGCCGATGCGAGGGATGTGGACAACACGATTAAGCTCGCAAAGGCTCTGCTTGAGGAGCTTAAGCCCATGGACTTTACGCCGTGA
- a CDS encoding archaemetzincin family Zn-dependent metalloprotease, with translation MIAIVPIGEVPGDVLSFLQTNLSGFYARYRIEVRVIGSLSLNAFSHAFDMYRGQFLGRAFLPALSLVKRDFKALAVLGVVDVDLYEPGLNFIFGIAHPGFGAALISLYRLYPEFYGDPPDRKLLKERALKEAMHELGHVFGLEHCPNPKCVMHFSNSIIDTDMKSWMYCESCLRKLEERISRSHVRSGT, from the coding sequence ATGATAGCAATAGTCCCCATTGGGGAAGTTCCTGGGGACGTTCTTTCCTTTCTTCAAACAAATCTTTCAGGATTTTACGCAAGGTATAGGATAGAGGTTAGAGTTATTGGTAGCCTCTCTCTAAACGCGTTCTCTCATGCCTTTGACATGTACAGGGGGCAGTTCTTAGGAAGAGCTTTTCTTCCAGCCCTCTCTCTCGTAAAGAGAGATTTTAAGGCCCTTGCAGTTTTGGGAGTAGTTGATGTTGATCTGTACGAGCCTGGTTTGAATTTCATATTTGGTATAGCTCATCCTGGGTTTGGGGCTGCTCTTATCTCGTTGTATAGACTGTACCCAGAGTTCTATGGTGATCCACCAGATAGGAAGCTTCTCAAGGAGAGAGCTCTAAAAGAGGCCATGCACGAGCTTGGCCATGTCTTTGGCTTGGAACACTGCCCAAATCCGAAGTGTGTGATGCACTTCTCGAACTCGATCATAGATACCGATATGAAGTCGTGGATGTACTGCGAAAGCTGTTTAAGGAAGTTGGAGGAGAGAATATCGAGGAGCCATGTACGAAGTGGAACTTAA
- the cyaB gene encoding class IV adenylate cyclase, with amino-acid sequence MYEVELKGYATDEIFERVREKFGFMRREIHEDIYYQHPCRDFSKTDEALRIRIKRFNGHFEAFLTYKGPKIDPRSKTRLEIEVEIDDVDKYSQLLEALGFKEVLTIVKTREKYYVDKGITITLDDVEGLGKFIEIETLVKEKDEIPGAVERLERILKELGVERFERKSYLELLLEASQISQRT; translated from the coding sequence ATGTACGAAGTGGAACTTAAGGGATATGCGACCGATGAGATATTTGAGAGGGTAAGGGAGAAGTTTGGGTTCATGCGCAGGGAGATTCATGAGGACATCTATTACCAACATCCCTGTAGGGACTTTTCAAAGACTGATGAGGCTCTAAGGATCAGGATAAAACGGTTTAATGGACACTTTGAGGCCTTTCTCACGTATAAAGGCCCGAAAATAGATCCAAGGTCCAAGACAAGGCTGGAGATTGAAGTTGAGATTGATGATGTCGATAAGTACTCTCAGCTCCTTGAGGCTCTCGGTTTTAAGGAAGTCCTTACAATAGTAAAGACTAGGGAGAAGTATTATGTTGACAAGGGAATCACAATAACCTTGGACGATGTTGAAGGTCTTGGCAAGTTCATTGAAATTGAAACATTGGTAAAAGAAAAAGACGAGATTCCAGGAGCTGTTGAAAGGCTGGAGAGAATACTCAAGGAGCTTGGGGTTGAGAGATTTGAGAGGAAGTCATATCTCGAGCTCCTGCTAGAAGCCTCTCAAATATCTCAACGTACTTGA
- a CDS encoding cysteine synthase family protein, giving the protein MSFAKLEFFNPFSRSIKDRAVYSMIMEAFRKKKFNGTRKHYEATSGNVGIAMAALSSVFNLEFRAYIPSNTPKATETIIKIFGADVVRTDFDVIDQEFIEYVKKEAERDKAINLNQFENDANFFAHYTITAKEIEEQLKSIGKVPEVVIAGVGTSGHIAGIAKYLKEKYGTRVIGVVPAKGSTIPGIKRLETKPKWFFKVKIDQVVDITEEEAFEGIVKVARNDGLLIGMSSGAVVAAYEKIKPEGTTVLIFPDDGFKYVEIFERLLAGARDMTSSQISQPQAP; this is encoded by the coding sequence ATGTCTTTTGCCAAGCTAGAGTTCTTTAACCCATTTAGTAGGAGCATAAAGGACAGAGCTGTGTACAGTATGATAATGGAAGCTTTTAGGAAGAAAAAGTTCAACGGTACAAGGAAACATTATGAAGCCACTTCTGGAAATGTTGGCATTGCAATGGCAGCTCTATCCTCAGTGTTTAACCTTGAATTCAGGGCATACATACCAAGTAATACCCCAAAGGCTACGGAGACTATAATAAAAATATTTGGGGCAGACGTTGTTAGAACGGATTTTGATGTAATAGATCAGGAATTCATAGAATACGTGAAGAAAGAAGCAGAGCGCGACAAAGCAATAAATCTAAACCAATTTGAAAACGACGCCAACTTCTTCGCTCATTACACCATAACTGCAAAGGAGATAGAAGAGCAACTAAAGAGTATAGGAAAAGTCCCAGAAGTTGTTATAGCTGGAGTGGGAACATCAGGGCATATAGCAGGGATAGCAAAGTACCTGAAGGAAAAATATGGAACCAGGGTCATTGGCGTTGTTCCAGCCAAAGGGAGCACGATTCCTGGAATAAAAAGACTTGAGACAAAACCAAAATGGTTTTTCAAAGTTAAGATTGACCAGGTGGTTGATATCACAGAAGAAGAAGCATTCGAAGGCATTGTTAAGGTAGCACGAAATGATGGCCTACTAATAGGAATGAGTTCGGGAGCAGTAGTTGCAGCTTATGAAAAGATAAAGCCCGAAGGAACAACGGTCTTAATATTCCCCGATGACGGATTCAAGTACGTTGAGATATTTGAGAGGCTTCTAGCAGGAGCTCGAGATATGACTTCCTCTCAAATCTCTCAACCCCAAGCTCCTTGA
- a CDS encoding energy-coupling factor ABC transporter ATP-binding protein — MNIIEVENLSFKYKGAGRYSLRDITLSVKKGEFIGIIGGSGSGKSTFCLTLNGIIPHSIQGTFEGNVIVAGLNTREHSVAELSTKVGLVFQNPDSQIFNMTVLEEVAFALENLGVERDEMWRRIKWALKLVGLWDKREEFPPNLSGGEKQRLAIASVLVMKPEILVLDEPTSQLDPMGKESVLNLIKLLNKEEKITILVVEHNTEFLLENADRVFVFSDGKIILEGKPENVFEDVETLMKIGVRIPARIRIGYELKKKGLLKRATVSAKELKKALKLPQT, encoded by the coding sequence GTGAATATCATTGAAGTTGAAAACCTAAGCTTTAAGTACAAGGGAGCAGGGAGGTATTCTCTTCGAGATATCACTCTATCCGTGAAAAAAGGGGAGTTCATTGGGATAATTGGTGGAAGTGGGAGCGGAAAGTCAACGTTCTGCCTCACCCTAAACGGAATAATTCCCCACTCTATTCAGGGAACTTTTGAAGGCAATGTTATAGTTGCTGGATTAAACACGAGAGAACACTCAGTTGCAGAGCTTTCCACTAAAGTCGGACTAGTATTCCAAAATCCCGACTCCCAAATATTTAACATGACGGTTCTCGAAGAAGTGGCTTTCGCTCTGGAGAATCTCGGAGTAGAGAGAGACGAGATGTGGAGGAGAATTAAATGGGCTCTAAAGTTAGTTGGACTGTGGGATAAGAGGGAGGAATTTCCGCCAAATCTAAGCGGAGGGGAGAAGCAGAGGTTGGCTATAGCCAGCGTTCTTGTCATGAAACCGGAAATTTTGGTTCTAGACGAGCCAACGTCTCAACTGGATCCAATGGGAAAGGAAAGCGTTCTAAATTTAATCAAACTACTCAATAAGGAGGAGAAAATCACGATACTAGTAGTCGAACACAACACAGAATTTCTCCTTGAAAATGCCGATAGAGTATTTGTCTTCAGCGATGGCAAGATTATTCTAGAAGGTAAGCCCGAAAACGTCTTTGAGGACGTTGAAACGCTGATGAAGATTGGAGTCAGGATTCCGGCGAGGATTAGGATAGGCTACGAATTGAAGAAGAAAGGGCTTCTAAAGAGGGCTACGGTAAGCGCTAAAGAATTAAAGAAAGCACTCAAATTGCCACAAACATAA
- a CDS encoding TrkH family potassium uptake protein, which translates to MAKLRRFINISEDIFVIRNLIGAILQGVGLAYLVPVLLVWFYPDEIKLSVYFAIPGVACILLGYYLSRHIEQVEDVNLRQAMMASAFVWLFASFVSVVPFMAIAKMSFIDSYFETMSAWTGTGLTMMSHLESYPKILLFWRAWMQWLGGIGIVLVALTVLIRPGVAAARLYRAEARSERILPNFVNTAKIIVQIYTLLTILGVYLYYVNGMSLFDAVIHSMTGLGTGGMSSHDLSIGYFHSLAIETITVFLMILGATNFTVHYRVFVNRSLKEFFRDIQVKAMLIFLVLIIPLMAFSLVRFGHVGPIRAFRESIFHAVSAITCTGFGISDLSKYPEADKVLLSLLMVIGGSAGSTAGGIKLIRVALTFESLKWTIEQAILPKGAVIRKKVANYEFSEEEIQEVLGFTMTYFAFLLVGAMYMMLRLGVKFVDALFESASAIGNVGLSVGITSPMLPPDVKTVLILLMWIGRLEIFPTLVFLVGVAMMLPRRAEK; encoded by the coding sequence ATGGCTAAATTAAGGAGATTCATCAACATCTCAGAGGACATATTCGTAATAAGGAATCTAATAGGGGCAATCCTCCAAGGTGTTGGATTAGCATATTTAGTTCCCGTTCTCCTGGTGTGGTTTTATCCAGATGAAATAAAGCTCTCAGTGTACTTTGCAATCCCTGGGGTTGCGTGTATACTCCTGGGCTACTACCTCTCACGGCATATAGAGCAGGTTGAGGATGTAAACCTGAGGCAGGCAATGATGGCCTCGGCCTTCGTTTGGCTGTTTGCATCTTTCGTGAGCGTCGTTCCGTTCATGGCTATAGCGAAGATGAGCTTCATAGATTCCTACTTCGAAACCATGAGCGCTTGGACGGGTACTGGACTAACCATGATGAGCCACCTCGAGAGTTATCCAAAGATTTTACTCTTCTGGAGGGCGTGGATGCAATGGCTTGGGGGGATAGGAATAGTCTTAGTTGCTCTGACGGTTCTAATAAGACCAGGAGTTGCTGCCGCGAGACTTTACAGGGCGGAGGCAAGAAGTGAGAGGATTCTCCCAAACTTCGTCAACACCGCCAAGATAATCGTGCAGATCTACACATTACTAACGATCCTGGGAGTCTACCTATATTATGTAAATGGAATGAGCCTCTTCGACGCAGTCATACACTCAATGACGGGCCTTGGAACGGGTGGTATGAGTAGCCACGACTTAAGTATAGGCTACTTCCACTCCTTAGCCATAGAGACTATCACCGTCTTCTTAATGATTCTAGGTGCCACGAACTTTACCGTTCATTATAGGGTTTTCGTTAACAGATCCCTGAAGGAGTTCTTCAGGGACATCCAAGTTAAGGCAATGCTGATATTCCTAGTTCTAATAATCCCCCTAATGGCATTCTCATTGGTCAGGTTCGGCCACGTAGGACCCATAAGGGCCTTCAGGGAGTCAATATTTCATGCAGTATCTGCAATTACATGTACAGGATTTGGGATTTCAGACCTATCCAAGTATCCAGAAGCCGACAAAGTTCTGCTATCACTTTTAATGGTCATAGGAGGAAGCGCCGGAAGTACTGCCGGTGGAATAAAACTGATAAGAGTCGCCCTAACATTTGAAAGCCTCAAGTGGACAATAGAGCAGGCAATCTTACCAAAAGGGGCCGTAATAAGAAAGAAGGTTGCAAATTATGAATTTTCGGAGGAGGAGATTCAGGAAGTTCTCGGTTTCACTATGACTTACTTTGCATTCCTCTTGGTTGGAGCTATGTACATGATGCTGAGGCTTGGAGTTAAGTTCGTTGATGCACTATTTGAGAGCGCATCAGCGATAGGCAACGTAGGGCTGAGCGTCGGAATAACTTCCCCAATGCTCCCCCCGGACGTGAAGACCGTGCTGATACTTTTAATGTGGATAGGAAGGTTGGAAATATTCCCAACCTTAGTGTTCCTCGTGGGTGTTGCAATGATGCTCCCCCGGAGGGCTGAGAAGTGA